From the Alphaproteobacteria bacterium genome, the window TCCGTGTAATGCGATTCGTTGCCGGGGGGATCGAGATAATCGGTCGAAACGAAATAATCCATATTGGGAATGCCCGTAGTGTCGGGATGCCCCCAGGCCACCACCTGCACCGGAGCCAAGCGCGAGAAGGCCATGAAGTAGGTGTGATAGGACATGCCGATGTCGGGGAAGAACAGAATGTCCAAACGCTCGGCTGCGATGCGCTGCAACTGTTCACCCGGCCGCAACGGAAGACGAACCACCCGGTCGGCCTTTTCGTCGATCTCGCGGGTCAGGTTGGGGCTTTGATGATAGAAGCGGAAAATCACCAGTTCGAAACGGCTGCGCGGCAGATTGGCCAAAAGGCCAGCGAACAATTTTCCGATCGTGTGCGTGGGTTCCAAAAAGGCCGACAGCACGCCCAGCCGGATTCGCTTGCGAGGCTGGGGCCATTTTCCGGCGGCCAGATGCGGCGCCGTCCAGGTCAGTTCCTGGCAGGCCTTGGTAAAGAAGCGTCCCAGGGTTTCTTGCAGGGGGCGGTCGTCAAGCCCCGGATAGGCCTGATAGAAATTGGTCAGATTGACGCTGCTGTAAGGGTCCTTGATTTCGGCATTCGCCGCTTCCAAGGCCTGGATGGCTTCAACCTGATGCTGGCGCCATTCGCTTGCCTGTTCCATCGTGTCGTAAACGACCGGGCAGAGAAGCGCCATTTCCACCCGATAGCCCGCATCCTCCTTGATCGCCAGCCCCCGCTGATAGCAATCCTTGGCTTCCTCGACCCGCCCCATATTCTGCAACAAATTCCCCAGCGCGGCATGCAGCACCGGCAGTTTGGGCAATATCTCGATTCCGTGGCGGAAAGCGGCCTCGGATTCGGTGAATTTGCTTTTGTTTTGCAGCAAAATCCCCAGATTCAGATAGGCTTCGCCCAGATCTGGCTTGATCTCGATGACTTCGAAATAGCAGTCGGCGGCGCTTTTGAAATCGCCGCGCGCCAAAAAGGCCGTGCCCAGATTAAGCAGAACCTCCGGGGAATCCGGTTTCAGCTTGCGGGCGCGCTGATAGCTGACGACAGCCTCGTCCACGCGGCCCAGCAACGACAGCGCGTTGCCCAGATTATTGTGCGGCTCGACCAAATCGGGGCCAAGTGCCGCCGCCTTGCGCAAGGTGCGTTCGGCATCCACGGCGCGGCCCTGGCGCATCATGGCGTTGCCCAGATTGTTGAAGGCGCGCGCCGATTTTGGATGCGCCTTGCAATGGCGCAAGAACACCTCTTCGGCTTCGGAAAAGCGCGACTGGCGCAGCAGAATGGCACCCAGATTCGAATAGGCTTCTTCCAGCCCGGCATCCAGCGCCAAGGCTTTCGAAAAGGCCGCCATGGCGTCTTCGTCATCGCCGCGCGCATGCAAGGCCTCGCCCAAACCCATCCAGGCGGCGGCGGAATCGGCGGTATTTTCGGTTAGCGCCCGCCACTGGGCCAAGGTGCGCCCCACCGGTTTTTCGACCAGCGGCTTGCGTCTGGCCAGTTCGGGATCAAGCCCGGTGGCCCTGGCGATCAGATGTTTGCCCAGTTGCTCCTTGCCGACTCGCTGGGCCATGACCCCCAGGAACCACAAGGCTTCCGGCTGATGAATGCGCGCCAGCAGCCAAGGGCGCAGCAGCAGACGAACCAGCAGGCGAAAGAACAGGCTGAATTTCTTGCGGGTGACGCCCGCTTCCATGATGCCCGAGGACCATCCCGCCCCCGGCCCCATGCCGTCGCCCAGCCCCAGCGTCAGGGTGGCGGTGGGAGCGGAACGTTCGATCCTGGCGTGAAAGTCTGATTCACCCAGATCGATCTCGGCGACCGATTTCTTGCGGCTGGCCGCCGCCCGGCGCTGCTGACGATTCATGACCCATCCCCATAATGACCTGCCAATCCCTTAGCACTCCCCGCAAGCAAGGTGAAGCGCTGCAACGAAAAAGGGCCGCGTCTTTCGACACGGCCCCCTTCTTCATCCAAAACGGTCTGGCTTATTGCAGCGCCATCAGCAAGGAACAGGCCTTGGCGGTGCTAAGCGCGTTATAGGTATTGCTGGCCGCCACGAAGCAGGTGCCTGCCGTGGTGCCGGTTCCGGCAACCGCGCCGTGGATCGACCCGGTTGTGGGGGCTGAATCGTCATATTTGCGCTCGATCTCGGCGGCTTGACGAGGCGTTAAAGGATCGCCGGTCATAGCGCCCGCGGTGCCCAACTGGAAGCGCGCCCAAATACTGGTATCCGCCACATCGGTGCCCTGAATGATGGTATAGAAGGTATTGGCGATGCGGCCCGGCATGATGCCGCCGCTGGCCGCCGCCTGCGCCGTATTGGCCGCCGAATTCAGCGAAACGCCCGAGACCAGATTGGCCGCCGCCAAATGCGCCCAGGCATTCAAATTCTCGCCAGCGATGGCATTTGCCCCAAAAGTGGCTCCCGCAGCAGCCGCAGCCCCGATCGTTCCGTCGCCATTGCCATCCTGAACGCCGGTGGCGCGGATGGTGGTGTTGGCGGCGTTGTAATCGCCCGGCATGGCGTTGTAGCGGTCCTGGAAACCGTTGGTGGCCGCCTTGATGGCGTCCCACTGTGTCACAACGGCCTTCAGCCTTGTGCTGTCGATCAGTTCCTGGCCCTTCAGCACGCCGCCGATCAGCAGGCCGATGATGACCAACACGATCGACATTTCGATCAGGGTGAAGCCTTCTTCCCCATCGGCGCTTTCAAGGCGGGCGCTGATCGCGCGTTCCTTCTGAACCAGCCAATCTCTTAACATGCCAAACATGCCCCGATCCTTCCTTGTGACTTGGCCCCGCACGGGCCTGATCTTAACCATTGCCAGGGTCATTCAACACCTGGAGCAATTAACAATATCTTATAAGGGTGGTGAAATAGCTGCTTATTTTACGATTTGAGGGGTGATTCAGGCAAAATACCCCTATTTTTTTCCAGCCATTCCGAGGGCGAGCAGCCCGCATGCTTTTTAAACACCCGGTGGAAAGACGGCAGGGCGTTGAAGCCCGAGGCGAAGGCGATCTGCGTAATTTGTTGATCTGTTGATAATAAAAGTCGCTGCGCTTCCTCGACCCGCAATTCGTTCAGCACATCGATCAAGGACTTGCCGAAACCCTGATTGATCACCTTCGATAAACGATGCTCGGGCACGCCCAGCGCCCTGGCCATGCTTTGGCGGTGGAAATTCTCCTTAAGCTGCGGCCGCTCGTGGTCCAGGTAGCGGCGAATCCGTTCCAGCAGCGCCAGATCGTCGTCGCCCAGCGGCAAGGGGGCCGGGGGCGGCTGGTCGGCACAAGGCAAAGGCGGCGTCTCGGCCAGGAAGGAGGGGGCCGCCGTCTCGCTGGCATGCAGGGCGAACTGGCTCGATTCGGGAAAAATGCGAAACATCATGCTGGTCGCCAGATAAATGAAGCCTAAGCCCAGGGTGATGCGGGCAAAAAGCGACTCGTCTTGGCTGATCAGGTTGGCATGACCGGCCAGCACCGCCCCCAGCACGGCCAGATTGACGATCACGAGGCCCAGCACCAACCCTCGGCGCTCCTTGCCCTGGGGCTTGGCCTCGGCTTGGCGCAATTTCACTTCGGCCAGCGCCATCATGGCCAGCAGGATGGTCCCGCCCGCCAACACCTGCCAAAGCTGGGCCGCCGCCTGGGCTTCCACGCACAGGCTGGCCAGACAGGCATCGTCCATGGGGGCCACGCTCCCCCAATAAAGCAGCGGAGCGCCCGCCAGCGGCGCCAAAAGGATGGCGAATTGGCGCTTGTCGGGAAGGTGGGCTTCCAGCATCTGCCCGGCCAGCAGATAACTAAGGGCGGGCATGGCCCCCGCCAGGGCCGCCATCAGTCCTAGCGGCCAGGAAGGCGCGTCGTCGGGCCACAGAGGCAGGCCGAAACCGGCGGCGACGGCCAGAAAGAACAGACCGGCCAACAGGCGGCGCATTCTGTCGCCCCCGCATCCGGCCAGATAGGCCAGCAGCAACACGCACTGGATCAGCCCCATCAATTGAAAGGCCTGGGTCAGCGACAGCAAGGGATCGGTCATCATGGTTGGCCGCCCTCGCCCAAGCGCTGCCATTTGCGGATGCTTTTTTCCATCCCCACCATTTCCTCGGGCGTCAGATGCTTGGCGTCGGTGGCCATGATGGCGACCAGCAGTGCGATGGCCGCCTCGCGCTCGCCCAGATCGGCCAGGGCGTAGGCGGGCATGGCCCGCGTCCAGGGCGGCAGGTCGGGAATGGGCAGGCCAGCCAGTTCGCGCGCCACTTCAAGCGCCAGGCTGTTATCCTTCATGCGGTGGCGGGCCAGATAAACCGCATGGGCCAGCCAGCGCCAATTGCGGGCGTAATCCTTGGCGGCATGGGCGCGCAGATAGGCCACCACATGGCGCACGTCCTGGCGCTTAGGCGTTATGCCGTAATATTGGGCGGCGATCACCGCCACGTAATCCGACAGAGGATCAAGCCCATCCAGCGCCAGGAACCAACCATACAGCCGCTGATAATCGTAATCGGCCAGCGGCGTCACCTGCCCGCCGGTGTCGCCGAAATTCTGCAAATGCAGGCCCAGCGCGCGGAACAGGAACTGATCGTCGCCCATGGCGGCCAGCTTCAGGGACAAGGCGGGCGGCGGCGGCGGGGTGATTTCCTCGTTGGCATGCATGCCCCTGCCCCACGCCCAAACAAGAAGCTGCGCCGCCAACGTCGCCAGCAAGGCCCAGGTGGCCGGGTGCGGCAAGCGAGCCAGCATGTCAGAACCTTTTGCGGCGCAGGTCGAAAACAGACGCCAGCAGCAGCATCGGCACGTAGACCGCCGTCTGGGCCAGCAGGAACAAGATAGTTTCCAGCGGCGGCGGGCCATGGACCAGCCAGACCGATTGCGAATAGAGGTCAAGCCTGGGCAGCAGCAGCGACAAAATTTTCAAAAGAAAGCGGACCAGCAGGCCCAACGTCTCGCTTTGCGTCTCGTTTTCCAGAACGCGGGATTCGGCCAGCGAGACGAACACGCTCATCAGACGCGCCAGAATGTAAATGCCGCCCGACAGCAAGGCCGCCGCCACCGCCGTTTCAAGCGCCAAGGCGGCGAACAGGCCAAGCGCCGCCACGATGGCCGCTTCCATGGCCAGCGACAAGGTCCAGACGGCCAGCCCCGCCCAGCCGGGATGAAAGAAAGACAGGCCCAGCCCCATCGGTATCGCCAGCAACACGGCAACCGACGCCAGGCCCAATCCATAGGCGGCCACGAAACCCGTTCTTGAAATCGGACGGGCCAGCAGGGTTTCCAATTCGCGGTTTTCGGCCATGCGCCGCACATGGAAGGCCACGAAAATCAGGATGCCCGCCACCAGGATGCTGCGCCCGCTGCCCGCCGCCACCGGCAAGGACAATTCGCGCCCTTCGGCCAGGGCGGCCTTGCCCAGCGCGCCCGCCACGGCATAGACCAGCGCCGTCAACCCCAGAAGGGTGACGAACAGGCGGTCGCGAAGTGCGGTCAGAAGAACATAGCGCAGGGTTGCGGACATTGGTTCTCACCCTTCTCCTTGAAAAGGTGACCCTGCGGCGTCAGAAGGTCAAGGGGCGCGGGTCGCGGGTATATTTCTGGTAAAGATCACGATCGGCCGGGCTGACCGACTTTTCGGGGGCCTTGATCACGCTGGCCCGGATCAGGACCACCAGTTCGGTCACCGCCACCGAATCGGCCTGCGCCTTGAACAGATTGCCCAGCAGCGGAATGTCCTGGGCACCGGGAATGCCCTGCGTGTCCTTCTGGATGCGCTCTTGCATCAGGCCACCCATGATGATGGTGCGCCCGGTTGGAATGGTGACCACCGAATCCATCTCGCGCACTTCGACCACCGGCACCGCCGAGGTGATGGTCGATCCCGCCGCCGCCGCCTGCAAATCGACAGCCGGATCGTTGACCCTTCTGGCGATGCGCGAAATGGTGGGGCGCAAGCCCAACGCAATCTCGTCGGTATCCAGATTGACCGAGGGCTGCACCGTCATCACCAGACCGATCGGCACGGTGTTCATGGTGCTGGTGTAGTTGGTCGAGCTGACGCCGTTGTTGACCGTGGTTTGAATTTCCGTGCGGAAATAAACCTCGTTTTCGGCCACCTTCAGCACCGCCGTCTGATTGTTCATCACGGTCAGGCGCGGACTGGACAACGTGCGCACGGTGCCGAATTCCTTGATCAGCGACACCAAGGCCCCGATATCCTGGTTCAGATAGCCCAGCGTCATGACGCCGGTCGCCGCAGAGGAAAACGTGGTAAAGGGCGGGCCGGTGGTCGGCAAGGTGGTGGTGGTGGTGCCCGAGGCGTTCGTGCTGGAAATGCCCAGCGGCGCCGCGAAATTGATGTTGCGGTCGGTCAGCGAACGCCAATTGATGCCGGTCTTGAAGGCGTCGGCCAGCGTGACCTCGACCACCTTGGCCTCGATCAGCACCTGCGTGCTGATGGCGGCCTTGACCTGATCCAGATAGGCCTTGACCAGCTTTTGCTGGCGCGAATTTCCGAAGATGGTGACAAGGCCCGCCTGCTTGTTCACGCTGTGATAGCTGAGCGTGGGCGACGTATAGGCGGCCGAAGCCGAAGCCGCCTGGGCGCTGGCGCCGGAAGATGGGTCGGTGGCTGCGCCGGCGGCGGCTGGTTGAGCGCCATCATTGGTGGCCTGATTGACGGCATTGGTGGTGGCAGCCGCCACGCCCTGGGCCGCCGCCGCCGGATTGGCGACGTTCTGCGCCTTCAAAGACATTTGCGAACCGGAGGTCTGCGATGCCCCTTGCTGGCTGGCGCCATTGGGATTGGCGGCGGGCTGCGCCGACGTCGCGTTCGGATTGACCTTGCCTAACTGGGATTGCGACAAGGTGGGCTGATTGCGCGGATCGGAATTTTGCAAGATCTGCTTGATGTTGTCGCCCACCTCTTTCCAAAGATCGGCTTCCGACGAACCATCGACCGAACTGGACGAGGAATTGCCGCCCGCAGCACTGCCGCCCGAGACGGCGGCGAAGACGTCGGTATTGGTTTCAACTTTGCTCGCACTTTTGCGAATCAGGTTGATCGCATCCAGGCGGTAATTCACCTGATACATGGTGTCCAGCTCGACCCTGAGAACATTGTTCTTCAGGCTGTAGCGCAATCCGGCCAGTTCTGCGATGCGGTCGATCACCTGGGGGAACGGGCGCTCATGCGCCGAAAAGATGATGCCGCCAGATACGTTGGGATCAAGTTCAAGATCGACCGACGCCTTGCGGGTCAGTTCCATCAGAACGTCTTTTAAGGGGACGCTGTCGTTCACCTCGATCGAGACCAGACGGGTCTCCAGCGAATTGGGCGGCGCGGGAGCGGCCAGCACGGGCTGAAGATCGGGAATCGGCGGCGCTTCCTTGGGCTTGGCCTCGGGCGGGCGGCGATCCTTCAGCGCCTCGTAATCATCCTTGGACAGGCCAGCGGCGCGGTCGTATTTCAGGTCCTTGTCGTTGCAGCTGGACAGGGAAAGCACAGCCATAAGGGCGGCAAGGACGACCAGTCCCCGCCCGGCTCTGCGTCGCAAGTCCTTCAACTGTCCGTCCCGATTACCCACCGTCTCCAAATCCCGGATACCCGTTGCACCCCAGGGCAGGCATCTTTGCCCCTGCTTATAGCTCTTCCAATCCAACTCACAATATATAGGGCTTTTTTGGGTTTGCATCAACGAGATATTGTTGGCCGCGACTCGGCGGATTTCCTGGGTTTAGCGTATTACGGGCAGAACGGCCAAGGTCAGGAACAGGGCCGCCGCCAGGGCGGGACCAAAGGGGAACACCTTGTTCCCGGTCGCCAGCCGCCAAATCAATCCGAAAGCAACCCCCAAAAGGCCGGCCAGCAGCAAGAAGGTCGGCAGGGCCGCCAGCCCCAGCCAAAGACCAGCCACGCCCAGGAATTTCACGTCTCCCATCCCCAGGCCATGACGCTTCTTGAGGGCCAAATAGGCGAAGCGCAGCAGCAATCCCACGCCCAAACCCAGCCCCCCGCCCAGAATCATGTCTTGCCATTCGGCCTGGGTCGATGCCTGCCAGCCCAAGGCCAGCAGCGCCAAGCCGCCTTGAATGGGATCGGGCAGAATGCGCATCTCGAGATCACTAACGACCAGCACGACCAGCCCCGCCCCCAGAAAGGCCAGACACACGGCGGCCCATAAATTGGGGGCTAGCGCCAAGGCGGCCAGGAACAAGGCGGTGACCGCCAGTTCTATCCAAAGATAGCGGGAAGAGACCGGCGCCTTGCAATGACGGCAGCGGCCCTTGGCCAGCAGCCAGGAAAGAACGGGAATCAGATCGCGCGCGCCCAACGTGGCGGCGCAAGAAGGACAGCGCGAGCGGTCGAAGATCACCGGCTGGCGCCTGGGCAGGCGATAGGACAACGCCCCGGCCAGACTGCCCGTCGCCAAACCGTAAAGCGCGAAGACGATGTAAAGCAGGGGCGCCGGAACGCTCTCCAATATCAACGGTCCTGAAGCTGGCGCGCCTCGGGTCCGGGCAGGGCCGCGGTCTGGGTGCTTTCGACGGCAGGAACGCCACTTTCCAGCAGGCGGGCCAGAAAGCTCGATCCTTTGAAATCGCCGATCGGCAGCAAGAACAGCGCGATGACGGCGGCCAGCGCCGCTTCCGCCGCCAAGGCGGCCCACAAGACGCGCCTTGTCGTGGTTCTGTCCAGAATGGAAACGGGCGAGAACAACAGATCCTTGGAATCGGCGATTGCGTCCTCGACATGCGAGCGCTCGACGCGCGGCGCCGTCTCGGAATAAGCCACCAGCAGGGCCTTTTCGCTTAAGATGTTCAGCAAGCGCGGAATGCCGCGGCTGGATTTGGCCATCAGGGCCAAAGCCCCTTTCGAGAACAGTTCGCGCCGATTGCCCTTGCGCCTGGTGCAAGACAGGCGGTGGCGCACATATTGCTCGGCCTCGGCGCTGGTCAGCTTGCGCGTATAGAAACTATGCACGACCCGCTGATTGAGCTGGCGCAATTCATAGCGCTTCAGCAGGGCATCCAGTTCGGGCTGGCCGAACAGCACGATCTGCAGCAGCTTGTCGTGTTCGGTTTCCAAGTTCGACAGCAGACGCAGGGATTCCAAACCTTCGACGCCCAGCGCCTGCGCCTCGTCGACGATCAAGATGGGCATATGGCCCTGGGCATGCTTTTCCAGCAGAAAATGGCGCAGCGCCTCGTAGGCGCTTTCGCGCGAGCCGGGCTGAACGCCGAATTCCGTGCAGACCGTATCGACCAGACGTTCCTCGTCGCGCTCGGGCGCGTTGATGTAGGCCAGCGGCTGCACATCGTTCAGCGCATGCAAAAGGATGCGGCACAACATCGTCTTGCCGGTGCCGATGTCGCCCACCACCTTGATCACGCCCGCCTGCTGCTTGAGCGCATAGACCACCGCCTGCGCAATGCCGGTGTGTTCGGCCGTGTGCATGTACAGTTCAGGGTTCGGGGTTAGCGTGAACGGCTTTTCGACCAATCCGAAATGGGCCAGATAGGGCATGCGTCACCTCGTCCTTAGATAGCTGAGCCGTTCCTTGACCTGTCCCACCGGCATGGGCAGCGCCGCAACGCTTCCCCTGGCGGCCAGATTGAGAACGGTTTCGTAGGAATTTGCCGCTTCAGAAGACATGCCGGCTCGGTCTTGCATGACGGCCAGATTGAAGCGGTACAAAAGATTTTCGGGCGCCAACTGAACCGCCAGCCCCAGATAGCGGATGGCGGCGGAAAGATCGCCCGACTGGGCGTAAAGATTGGCCATCTGGGCGGGAATGGGGCTGAAGCCCGGATTGTCCTGCTGCAGCATTTCAAGCTGGCGCAGCGCGTCCCTGGGATCTTCCGATCCGTACAGAGACATCAGATTGGCCAACACCTCGCGATTGCCGGGGCTGATCGCCAGGGCCTGTTGGTACAGGCCGCGCGCCTCGCCCATTTGGCCCAGCTTGTGAAGGGCCGCGGCGCGTCCCATCAGGGCCGACAGGTTCTTAGGCTCGCGCTTCAGGACTTCGCCGTAAAGAATGGCAGCCCCCTCGAACTGGCCGGACATCAAGCGCGCATATGCCATCTCGGAGTCTTCGCGCACTTGGCTGGAACTTGTGCCCACGCGCACCATGTCAAGCTTGGTGTCGCCGCCGGGAACGACCACGCTGGGCGTGCCCGAAGCCTTGCGCACGTCGATTTGGGGCGTTACGGCGCCCTGCGCCTTGCGGGCGCGCACATCAGCCAACAGGCCGGGCAGATCGACAGCCGCTTTGTCGGCGATGTCTTTTTCCTGGGTCGTGCGGCGACCGGCCTCGGCGACCACCCGGTCAACGGCGGCGTCGGCATCGCTGACGGCAGGCGACGACGGAATGTATTTGGGCACTCCAACCGGAGCCGCAGGCGGCTGAGCGGCAGCCTCGGGGGCGGGAGCATCCTGCTTGGGTTCTTCGACCTTGGCCGGTTCGGCAGGGGCTTCGACGGGCGCTTCGACCGGCGCTTCGACGGGGGGCTTGGGTGCTTGTGCGAGTTGGCGGGGCTTGCGCGGCGGCGGCGGCTGACGGGCGGGTTCTTCTCCCATCAACTCCTCATAGATCGCCAGCGTGTCGTCGCCGAAATAGTAAAGGGCGCCCAGCGTGCCGCCCAATGACGTCACCAACACGATCAACGCGATGCGGAAGGGACGCGGGCTGGGACGCCCCATGCTTTCGCTAAGGCGGACGCGCCCACCCAGGCTGCCCAGACGCTTCAAGCCATCCATGTCGAAACGGCGCTTGGCGGGAACGCCGTCCAACTCAGGTTCGGACGCGGGCGCAACATACCGATTGAGATCGGCAACTCCGTGCCCGGCGCTGGAAGCGGCGGCGGCCAGGGCTTGCCACATGGCCGAATGAGCGGCGGGCCTGCGGGAAAGGGCCGGATTTCTTGGGGTGGGCGGTTGGGGCTGGGATTGCGGGCGCGAAGAGTATGAAGGCTGGGCGAAAGAAGCCTGGGACCCCGGCAAAACGCCAGCCGAACGGTGCCGGGCCTTATTGGCCTCGGCAGCTTTCGCCAGCGCTTTGAAGAGAACACTCATCGGTCCCAGAACCCGCTACACATAATATGTCGACGATCCTGCCTAACAGGCATGCGGCTAAGATTCGGTTAATTCTAGAAAAGCCCGGAATTAGGCGTTTTTTCGTCTTTGCACGGACCAGCGGGTTAACGCCAGGAGAACGTTCATTTCCAATGGGTTGAAGGATATCTCCCACAATAGGAGGGAGGCATTGCCGGATCGGGCGCGACATTTTGTGGTTTGTGAAGAAAAGGACGACTCGGCGAATTCTATCTCCGAGTCGCGGCAATTTCAGGTATTCGCAAAGCGAAACCTGGCAAATTACTTAGTGTAAAACAAGTATTCGCGGGCGCCGGTCCATGGCGCCGCCCCTTCCGCATGCGCCCTTGACACCCCCGCCCAGGCAGGTAGGTTTCTTGGAAGCAGACTGGCCGGGAGCGCAAGTGGCTTATTTTCTTCAGCAATTGATAAATGGCGTCACGCTGGGGGCCATCTATGGCTTGATCGCCATCGGCTACACCATGGTTTACGGCATCATCGGCATGATCAATTTCGCCCATGGCGAAATCTATATGATCGGCGCCTTCATCTCGCTGATCGCCTTCCTGGTTCTGGGGGCCATGGGCGTCACCTATGTGCCGCTGGCCCTGTTCCTGGTGCTGATCCTGGCCATGGGGTTCACGGCCCTGTGGGGCTGGGCCGTCGAGCGGCTGGCCTATCGCCCGCTTCGGGGATCGTTTCGCCTAGCGCCGCTGATCACCGCCATCGGCATGTCGATCCTGCTGGGCAACATGGTGCAAATTCTGCAAGGTGCTCGGGTGAAGACCTTGCCGCCCACCGTGCCGGGCGGCTTGATTCTGATGGAGGCTGACAGCTTCGCTGTGCGCCTGTCCTTCTTGCAAATCGTCATCGTAGCACTGACCGTGGTGCTGATGATCGGCTTTACCTGGCTGATCAAGAACACCAGCCTGGGCCGCGCCCAGCGGGCCTGCGAGCAGGACATGACCATGGCCGCGCTGATCGGCGTGAATGTGGACCGCACCATCTCGGCCACCTTCGTGATCGGCGCCGCCCTGGCCGCCGTGGCCGGACTGATGGTGACGCTTTATTACGGCGTGATCGATTTCTATATCGGCTTTCTGGCGGGCATCAAGGCCTTCACGGCCGCCGTGCTGGGCGGCATCGGGTCCTTGCCGGGCGCCATGCTGGGCGGCCTGCTGATCGGCCTGATCGAGGCCTTTTGGTCGGGTTATTTCACCACCGAATACAAGGACGTCGCCGCCTTCTCGATCCTGGTTCTGGTGCTGATCTTCCGCCCCACCGGCCTGTTGGGCCGCCCCGAAATCGAAAAGGTGTAAGCCGCGATGGCCCGCCTTCCCTTCCTTCTGAAAGACGCTGGGCTGGCCGCCCTGATCGCCTTCGGCCTGGCCCTGCCGCTGGCTGGTTTCCGCCTGCCCGACGGCGCTGCCGGCACCAACCTCGGCTTTCGCTTCGATTGGGTCGGAGCCGCTGCCGTCATCGTCTTCGCCGGTCGTCTTTTCATGGGCCTTGCAAGGCCCTTTTTCATGGCTGCTGCCCAGGGTCTGGCGCCAAAATTCAGCGCCGTCACCCGCCGCCTGTCCTGGAGCGGCTATTTGCTGGCGGGCGTCGCCCTGGTTCTTCCCCTGCTGCCTTTCGCCGACCGCAATCTGATCGACAAGGCCACCTTGATCCTGATTTACGTCATGCTGGGCTGGGGGTTGAACATCGTGGTCGGTCTGGCTGGCCTGCTCGATCTGGGCTATGTCGCCTTCTATGCGGTTGGGGCCTATTCCTACGCGCTGCTCAGTCTGAATTTCGGCCTGTCCTTTTGGATATGCCTGCCGCTGGCCGGGCTGTTCGCGGCCCTGTTCGGCATTCTGCTGGGCTTTCCGGTGCTGCGCCTGCGCGGCGACTATCTGGCCATCGTGACGCTGGGATTCGGCGAAATCATCCGCGTCATTCTGTTGAACTGGCAGGATTTCACCGGCGGCCCCAACGGCATTTCATCGATCCAGCGCCCATCCTTCTTCGGCTTTCCTTTCACCGCCGAACCGCAGGAGGGAATCACCGCCTTCCACGAATTGTTCTCGCTCGACTATTCCAGCTTCCATCGCGTGGTGTTCCTTTACTACCTGATCTTGCTGTTGGCGCTGGCCACCAACCTGTTCACCATCCGCATCCGCAAATTGCCGCTGGGCCGGGCCTGGGAGGCATTGCGCGAAGACGAAATCGCCTGCAAGGCGCTGGGCATCAACCCGACCATGGTGAAATTGTCCGCCTTCGCGCTGGGCGCCATGTTCGCGGGCTTCGCGGGATCGTTCTTCGCCACCCGCCAGGGCTTCATCAGCCCCGACAGCTTTTCCTTCATCGAATCGGCGCTGATCCTGGCCATCGCGGTGCTGGGCGGCAAGGGCAGTCAGATGGGCGTCGCCTTCGCCGCCATTCTTTTGATCGGCATTCCAGAATGGTTCCGGGAATTGGCGCAATACCGCATGCTGGCCTTCGGCTGCGCCATGGTGATGATCATGGTCTGGCGGCCCGAAGGCTTGATGAGCAAACGCGATCCCACGGTCCGACTGAAGGGGGAAAAGCCATGACGGCGCCCCTGCTGGCCGTCGATCATCTGACCATGCGCTTCGGCGGCTTGGTCGCCATCGGCGATCTGTCCTTCGAAGCCAGGCACAG encodes:
- a CDS encoding tetratricopeptide repeat protein; its protein translation is MNRQQRRAAASRKKSVAEIDLGESDFHARIERSAPTATLTLGLGDGMGPGAGWSSGIMEAGVTRKKFSLFFRLLVRLLLRPWLLARIHQPEALWFLGVMAQRVGKEQLGKHLIARATGLDPELARRKPLVEKPVGRTLAQWRALTENTADSAAAWMGLGEALHARGDDEDAMAAFSKALALDAGLEEAYSNLGAILLRQSRFSEAEEVFLRHCKAHPKSARAFNNLGNAMMRQGRAVDAERTLRKAAALGPDLVEPHNNLGNALSLLGRVDEAVVSYQRARKLKPDSPEVLLNLGTAFLARGDFKSAADCYFEVIEIKPDLGEAYLNLGILLQNKSKFTESEAAFRHGIEILPKLPVLHAALGNLLQNMGRVEEAKDCYQRGLAIKEDAGYRVEMALLCPVVYDTMEQASEWRQHQVEAIQALEAANAEIKDPYSSVNLTNFYQAYPGLDDRPLQETLGRFFTKACQELTWTAPHLAAGKWPQPRKRIRLGVLSAFLEPTHTIGKLFAGLLANLPRSRFELVIFRFYHQSPNLTREIDEKADRVVRLPLRPGEQLQRIAAERLDILFFPDIGMSYHTYFMAFSRLAPVQVVAWGHPDTTGIPNMDYFVSTDYLDPPGNESHYTEKLARLPLPPCCYQHPKLAQDELADRKALKLPEDKRLYVCAQTPFKVHPEFRQALKRILERDTDGIVVFINANPFLTKRLSQNLERELGGLFKRVHFVDPLKYQEFLGLCATADALLDTFHFSGGNSSLEAFAYGSPIVTLPSAFMRGRVTAQFYKMMGIDDLIAADADHYVELALKLAKDRDWRAQMRERILAAKGVLFENKDAVAHFADFLEKAALGEWRG
- a CDS encoding prepilin-type N-terminal cleavage/methylation domain-containing protein, producing the protein MFGMLRDWLVQKERAISARLESADGEEGFTLIEMSIVLVIIGLLIGGVLKGQELIDSTRLKAVVTQWDAIKAATNGFQDRYNAMPGDYNAANTTIRATGVQDGNGDGTIGAAAAAGATFGANAIAGENLNAWAHLAAANLVSGVSLNSAANTAQAAASGGIMPGRIANTFYTIIQGTDVADTSIWARFQLGTAGAMTGDPLTPRQAAEIERKYDDSAPTTGSIHGAVAGTGTTAGTCFVAASNTYNALSTAKACSLLMALQ
- a CDS encoding helix-turn-helix transcriptional regulator — its product is MMTDPLLSLTQAFQLMGLIQCVLLLAYLAGCGGDRMRRLLAGLFFLAVAAGFGLPLWPDDAPSWPLGLMAALAGAMPALSYLLAGQMLEAHLPDKRQFAILLAPLAGAPLLYWGSVAPMDDACLASLCVEAQAAAQLWQVLAGGTILLAMMALAEVKLRQAEAKPQGKERRGLVLGLVIVNLAVLGAVLAGHANLISQDESLFARITLGLGFIYLATSMMFRIFPESSQFALHASETAAPSFLAETPPLPCADQPPPAPLPLGDDDLALLERIRRYLDHERPQLKENFHRQSMARALGVPEHRLSKVINQGFGKSLIDVLNELRVEEAQRLLLSTDQQITQIAFASGFNALPSFHRVFKKHAGCSPSEWLEKNRGILPESPLKS
- a CDS encoding prepilin peptidase; its protein translation is MESVPAPLLYIVFALYGLATGSLAGALSYRLPRRQPVIFDRSRCPSCAATLGARDLIPVLSWLLAKGRCRHCKAPVSSRYLWIELAVTALFLAALALAPNLWAAVCLAFLGAGLVVLVVSDLEMRILPDPIQGGLALLALGWQASTQAEWQDMILGGGLGLGVGLLLRFAYLALKKRHGLGMGDVKFLGVAGLWLGLAALPTFLLLAGLLGVAFGLIWRLATGNKVFPFGPALAAALFLTLAVLPVIR
- a CDS encoding AAA family ATPase, coding for MPYLAHFGLVEKPFTLTPNPELYMHTAEHTGIAQAVVYALKQQAGVIKVVGDIGTGKTMLCRILLHALNDVQPLAYINAPERDEERLVDTVCTEFGVQPGSRESAYEALRHFLLEKHAQGHMPILIVDEAQALGVEGLESLRLLSNLETEHDKLLQIVLFGQPELDALLKRYELRQLNQRVVHSFYTRKLTSAEAEQYVRHRLSCTRRKGNRRELFSKGALALMAKSSRGIPRLLNILSEKALLVAYSETAPRVERSHVEDAIADSKDLLFSPVSILDRTTTRRVLWAALAAEAALAAVIALFLLPIGDFKGSSFLARLLESGVPAVESTQTAALPGPEARQLQDR